One Oculatellaceae cyanobacterium DNA window includes the following coding sequences:
- a CDS encoding tautomerase family protein: MSSQTGFNVLVAKLNGAIMSQVKIYGLRVHLDPIKQKLSDIIHSCVMDALQYPADKRVHRFFPLDACDFFYPIGRTERYTIIEFSMFEGRSVEAKKQLIRLLFKRVQSLGITTQDLEITIFETPKHNWGFRGLPGDEHQLNYKVEI; encoded by the coding sequence GTGAGCAGCCAGACAGGTTTTAATGTCCTAGTTGCTAAGTTAAACGGTGCAATAATGTCACAAGTTAAAATTTATGGTCTGAGAGTGCATCTTGACCCGATCAAGCAAAAACTCTCCGATATCATCCATTCTTGTGTAATGGATGCGCTCCAATATCCTGCTGATAAACGGGTACACCGATTTTTCCCACTTGATGCCTGTGACTTTTTCTACCCGATTGGGCGCACGGAACGATACACCATTATCGAGTTCAGTATGTTTGAGGGACGTAGTGTTGAAGCTAAAAAGCAGTTGATTCGGTTACTGTTTAAACGGGTTCAATCTCTTGGGATTACAACGCAAGACTTGGAGATTACAATATTTGAAACGCCGAAGCATAATTGGGGATTTCGGGGTTTACCTGGTGATGAGCACCAACTCAACTACAAAGTCGAAATATGA
- a CDS encoding adenosine kinase — protein sequence MGKKYDVYGIGNALVDIEYEVSPELLQELKIDKGVMTLLDEDSQNHILENLKNLHCHKSCGGSAANTIVAISQLGGKAFYSCKVANDEFGDFYIEDLLNSQVDTNLKNGDRQSGITGKCLVLVTPDADRTMNTFLGITEKFSTQELVLSALTDSEYVYIEGYLVTSPTGKEAAIKARELAQKAGVKTTMSLSDYNMVKFFKDGLLDIIGTGLDFIFANESEVLELADTHDFQVAVDHLKTLSKKFAITRGSNGSVVFDGQKLIEIAAPQVKAVDTVGAGDMYAGAFLYGITQGMSYEEAGKLASSAASLIVTSYGPRLKTEELKALVTT from the coding sequence ATGGGCAAGAAATATGATGTTTATGGTATAGGTAATGCCTTAGTAGATATAGAATACGAAGTATCTCCAGAGTTGCTACAAGAGTTAAAAATTGATAAAGGTGTAATGACACTTTTAGATGAAGATAGTCAAAATCATATTTTGGAAAATCTCAAAAATCTTCATTGCCATAAGAGTTGTGGAGGTTCGGCAGCAAACACAATAGTGGCAATTAGTCAACTAGGAGGAAAAGCTTTTTATTCCTGTAAAGTGGCTAACGATGAATTTGGAGATTTTTACATAGAAGATTTACTTAACTCTCAGGTAGATACCAACTTAAAGAATGGCGACCGCCAATCAGGAATTACAGGTAAATGTTTGGTGTTAGTAACTCCTGATGCAGATCGCACCATGAATACATTTTTGGGAATTACTGAAAAGTTTTCTACACAAGAATTAGTATTATCAGCGCTCACTGATTCAGAATATGTATATATCGAAGGGTATTTAGTGACTTCTCCTACAGGAAAAGAAGCAGCTATAAAGGCTAGAGAACTAGCCCAAAAAGCGGGAGTAAAAACTACCATGTCCCTATCTGATTACAACATGGTAAAATTTTTCAAAGATGGTTTATTAGACATTATTGGGACTGGTTTAGACTTTATTTTTGCTAACGAAAGTGAAGTATTAGAACTAGCAGATACACATGATTTTCAAGTAGCTGTAGATCACCTAAAAACTCTCAGCAAAAAATTTGCTATTACTCGCGGTTCCAATGGTTCAGTAGTATTTGATGGTCAGAAATTAATCGAAATTGCTGCACCTCAAGTAAAAGCTGTAGATACAGTGGGAGCAGGAGATATGTATGCAGGAGCTTTTCTCTATGGAATTACCCAAGGTATGAGCTATGAAGAAGCTGGAAAATTAGCATCATCCGCAGCTTCTTTGATTGTTACATCCTATGGGCCAAGATTAAAAACTGAGGAATTAAAGGCATTAGTTACTACTTAG
- a CDS encoding MerR family DNA-binding protein: MDANVIERLALISLGRSAGFSLNEISEMFTPDGPEINRVLLLAKALELDKKIKELSAMRDGLHHAAACNAPNHFECPKFLRLLRVAGKNRFRQPNKLKSNKL, from the coding sequence ATCGATGCTAACGTCATAGAACGGCTAGCTTTGATTTCGTTAGGGCGTAGTGCTGGTTTCTCCTTAAATGAGATTAGTGAAATGTTTACGCCTGACGGCCCTGAGATCAATAGAGTACTGCTCTTGGCCAAGGCATTGGAGTTGGACAAAAAAATTAAAGAACTGAGTGCGATGCGCGATGGACTCCACCACGCAGCCGCTTGCAATGCACCCAACCATTTTGAATGCCCCAAATTTCTGCGCCTCCTTCGTGTTGCTGGTAAAAACCGTTTTAGGCAACCAAATAAATTGAAGTCCAATAAGCTTTAA
- a CDS encoding phosphotransferase, producing the protein MADVPKNAVSSQDVHELLELWSFPSTLTIEPTNRGASNTTYLVKGQAGNFILKLYGDSTTTEQLQYEHSLLFYLQQANLSFSVPVPVPAKSGETLVQKSKNDTLLRVALLPLIPGQIAERQNCHHARAAGRALSELHSALASFDPKGQLAQLPAWGDLCRIHPLVPDPLEIPKWLLLPTEQEERLIHTLAEVLEVMPKLYQTLPVQTIHADYLSFNILLSSNQVVGVLDFEFATFDLRLVDYICGLDDYSMFPWKQNTRWEFVEAFSAGYAEHILLTHQEVSAIIISWRLQRASSLVYWSGWWREGKVTHQKVVDAVTDLLLFEDWLFDNATKLLSYIQWV; encoded by the coding sequence ATGGCTGATGTCCCCAAAAACGCAGTTTCATCACAAGATGTGCATGAACTGCTTGAGCTATGGTCATTCCCTTCTACTTTAACCATAGAACCAACCAATCGAGGCGCAAGCAATACAACCTATTTGGTTAAAGGACAAGCAGGCAATTTCATCTTGAAACTGTACGGCGATTCTACAACTACAGAACAACTTCAGTATGAACATTCACTACTTTTCTATCTGCAACAAGCAAATTTATCGTTTTCAGTTCCAGTTCCTGTGCCAGCCAAGTCTGGAGAAACCTTAGTTCAGAAGAGCAAAAATGACACCTTGCTACGAGTAGCTTTGCTGCCTCTAATTCCAGGTCAGATTGCAGAACGGCAAAACTGTCACCATGCGCGTGCTGCGGGTCGGGCGCTTTCTGAACTTCATTCTGCCCTAGCTAGTTTCGATCCAAAAGGTCAACTCGCTCAGTTACCAGCATGGGGGGATCTCTGTCGGATTCATCCGTTAGTGCCAGATCCGCTTGAGATACCAAAATGGCTCTTATTACCAACAGAGCAGGAAGAACGCCTCATCCATACTCTAGCAGAGGTGCTTGAGGTCATGCCCAAGTTGTATCAAACGCTTCCTGTTCAGACTATTCATGCTGATTACCTATCCTTCAACATTCTGCTCTCTTCCAACCAAGTGGTTGGTGTTTTGGACTTTGAGTTTGCTACTTTTGACCTGCGGCTTGTGGACTACATTTGTGGACTAGATGACTACTCAATGTTTCCTTGGAAACAAAACACTCGTTGGGAATTTGTAGAGGCTTTCAGTGCAGGTTATGCCGAACACATTTTGCTGACACACCAAGAAGTGTCAGCAATAATAATCTCTTGGCGTTTACAGCGGGCAAGTTCTCTAGTCTATTGGTCAGGGTGGTGGCGTGAGGGAAAAGTAACCCATCAAAAGGTAGTGGATGCAGTAACTGATCTATTGCTGTTTGAAGATTGGCTTTTTGACAATGCGACTAAATTGTTGAGCTACATTCAGTGGGTTTGA